Proteins encoded within one genomic window of Tidjanibacter massiliensis:
- a CDS encoding DUF349 domain-containing protein, whose product MATEKTNIPVPEEHVGEAEDVKNVTESGGRTAVAEAPAVPATAGEESASVKHEGPDGADENETVNFADEDAALDAAQPELDMGEATDEERAQEEHADAETARNLEDISRLDKHRLVELFASLLQSKPVQQIRREAEAIKVAFYKLHRAENEQKRREFTEGGGAPEDFVPQPDADEARLKELFAEYRRRRAEYLANIEKEKEENLRTKLQIIEELKELVNGNETMNSTFNAFRELQQRWRETGIVPQANIKELWETYNLHVENFYNYIKINKELRDLDLKRNYEAKVQLCEAAEALMLEPSIVTAFRKLQDLHDQWRETGPVANEYKEALWERFKEASTRINKQHQEYFEKLKEEQRHNLELKTELCVKVEELSSEILTTRKEWNKASERLIEIQKVWKTIGFAPQKDNARIYERFRNACDKFFEQKREFYEQLKTEMDTNLQLKTEICEQAESLQESEQWKKTTDELIALQKRWKEIGPVPRRYSDAVWKRFRAACDRFFERKSAHFSGVDAQHEENLQAKLALLTEMEAADISEGGFEMIKEFQRRWNEIGFVPLRQKDEVQQRYRAVVDGMFATLRGGERERSMDRFRVKVSDMKGSGDKRLRFERDRLYNKVKQLESDIATLENNIGFFSRSKNAEAMIREVEAKITKAKQEMADTIEKIKLIDSQQEQGDK is encoded by the coding sequence ATGGCTACCGAGAAAACCAACATCCCTGTTCCCGAGGAACATGTCGGCGAGGCCGAAGATGTGAAGAACGTAACCGAAAGCGGGGGACGCACCGCTGTCGCAGAGGCGCCCGCCGTTCCCGCGACGGCGGGGGAGGAATCCGCGTCCGTCAAACACGAAGGGCCCGACGGGGCCGACGAAAACGAAACCGTCAATTTCGCCGACGAAGATGCGGCGCTCGATGCGGCCCAGCCCGAACTCGACATGGGCGAGGCGACCGACGAAGAACGCGCGCAGGAGGAGCACGCCGACGCGGAAACGGCCCGGAATCTGGAAGATATCTCGCGGCTGGACAAGCACCGGCTGGTGGAGCTGTTCGCCTCGCTGCTGCAATCCAAACCCGTACAGCAGATAAGGCGCGAAGCCGAAGCCATCAAGGTGGCCTTCTATAAACTCCACCGCGCCGAGAACGAACAGAAGAGGCGCGAATTCACCGAAGGAGGCGGTGCACCGGAAGATTTCGTACCGCAGCCCGATGCCGACGAAGCACGCCTCAAGGAGCTGTTCGCCGAATACCGCAGGCGCAGGGCGGAGTATCTGGCCAACATCGAAAAGGAGAAGGAGGAGAACCTCCGCACGAAACTCCAGATAATCGAGGAGCTGAAGGAGCTCGTAAACGGCAACGAAACGATGAACAGCACCTTCAACGCCTTCCGCGAACTTCAGCAGCGCTGGAGGGAGACGGGCATCGTCCCCCAGGCGAACATCAAGGAGCTGTGGGAGACCTACAACCTGCACGTAGAGAACTTTTACAATTATATCAAGATAAACAAGGAGCTGCGCGACCTCGACCTCAAACGCAACTACGAGGCCAAGGTACAGCTCTGCGAAGCGGCCGAGGCACTCATGCTCGAACCCTCGATAGTGACGGCCTTCCGCAAGCTGCAGGACCTGCATGACCAGTGGCGCGAAACGGGCCCCGTAGCCAACGAATACAAGGAGGCGCTTTGGGAACGTTTCAAGGAGGCGAGCACGCGTATCAACAAACAGCACCAGGAGTATTTCGAAAAACTCAAGGAGGAGCAGCGACACAACCTCGAACTGAAGACGGAACTTTGCGTCAAGGTAGAGGAACTCTCCTCGGAGATACTCACCACCCGCAAGGAGTGGAACAAAGCGTCCGAACGGCTCATCGAGATACAGAAGGTGTGGAAAACAATAGGCTTCGCACCGCAGAAGGACAACGCCCGCATCTACGAACGCTTCCGCAACGCCTGCGACAAATTCTTCGAGCAGAAACGCGAATTCTACGAACAGCTCAAGACCGAGATGGACACCAACCTGCAGCTCAAGACCGAAATATGCGAACAGGCCGAATCGCTGCAGGAGAGCGAACAGTGGAAGAAGACGACCGACGAACTGATAGCGCTCCAGAAAAGATGGAAAGAGATTGGTCCCGTACCGCGCCGCTATTCGGATGCTGTCTGGAAGCGGTTCCGCGCAGCGTGCGACCGTTTCTTCGAACGCAAGTCAGCCCACTTCTCCGGCGTGGACGCCCAGCACGAGGAGAACCTGCAGGCGAAACTGGCGCTGCTGACGGAGATGGAAGCGGCTGACATCAGCGAAGGCGGATTCGAAATGATAAAGGAGTTCCAAAGACGCTGGAACGAAATCGGGTTCGTACCCCTGCGGCAGAAAGACGAGGTACAGCAGCGTTACCGGGCCGTGGTGGACGGCATGTTCGCCACCCTGCGGGGCGGCGAACGCGAACGCAGCATGGACCGTTTCCGGGTGAAGGTCTCCGACATGAAGGGCAGCGGCGACAAACGGCTGCGCTTCGAACGCGACAGGCTCTACAACAAGGTGAAACAGCTCGAGAGCGACATCGCCACACTGGAGAACAACATCGGGTTCTTCTCGCGTTCCAAAAACGCCGAAGCCATGATACGCGAAGTGGAGGCCAAGATAACCAAAGCGAAACAGGAGATGGCCGATACCATCGAAAAGATAAAGTTAATCGATTCACAACAGGAGCAAGGGGATAAATAG